In Electrophorus electricus isolate fEleEle1 chromosome 6, fEleEle1.pri, whole genome shotgun sequence, a single genomic region encodes these proteins:
- the ndst1b gene encoding bifunctional heparan sulfate N-deacetylase/N-sulfotransferase 1b, whose amino-acid sequence MLACGRMRRLFRQLTLQTSLLLLFLFCMVSVLVSAYFLYGVKRELEPAAVVGSEGEEEMGPADWEDPQATPSPPSARVLPARTARPADTSRTDPVVLVFVESLYSQLGQDIVAILESGRFRYQTEIAPGKGDMPTLTDKNRGRFTLVIYENILKYVNLDAWNRELLDKYCVEYGVGIIGFFKANENSLQSAQLKGFPLFLHSNVGLRDCSVNPKSPLLLITKAREVERGPLPGDDWTVFQSNHSTYEPVLLARGRTAEPGAGASPGLLHAAVVQDLGLHDGIQRVLFGNNLNFWLHKLVLVDAVSFLTGKRLALALDRYILVDIDDIFVGKEGTRMKVSDVKALLETQNELRAHVPNFTFNLGFSGKFFHAGTDEEDLGDDLLLSYSKEFWWFPHMWSHMQPHLFHNQSVLAEQMLLNHRFAEEHGIPTNMGYAVAPHHSGVYPIHMQLYEAWKKVWGIKVTSTEEYPHLKPARFRRGFVHSGISVLPRQTCGLFTHTIFYNEYPGSPKELDKLISGGELFLTVLLNPISIFMTHLSNYGNDRLGLYTFKNLVKFVQTWTNLKLQTLPPVQLAQKYFQIFPEERDPIWQDPCEDKRHKDIWSKEKTCDRFPKLLIIGPQKTGTTALYLFLGMHPDLTSNYPSKETFEEIQFFNGRNYHKGIDWYMEYFPLPSNTSSDFYFEKSANYFDSEVAARRAAALLPKAKIITILINPADRAYSWYQHQRAHDDPVAQKYTFHDVITSGRDTPIKLKVLQSRCLVPGLYATHLQRWLNQYHSSQILVLDGQMLRTEPASIMDKIQKFLGLTNVLNYHKILAFDPKKGFWCQLLDGGKTKCLGKSKGRRYPDMDVDSRGFLREYYREHNIELSKLLYKMGQPLPSWLREELLHSR is encoded by the exons ATGCTGGCTTGTGGGCGGATGAGACGGCTCTTCCGGCAGCTCACGCTGCAAAccagcctgctgctgctcttcctcttctgcaTGGTCAGCGTGCTAGTCTCCGCCTACTTTCTGTACGGCGTCAAGCGGGAGCTAGAGCCGGCGGCAGTCGTAGGGTCGGAGGGCGAAGAGGAGATGGGCCCCGCCGACTGGGAAGACCCGCAGGCCACACCTTCCCCGCCGTCGGCCAGGGTGCTCCCAGCCCGGACCGCCCGGCCGGCGGACACATCTCGCACGGACCCTGTGgtgctggtgtttgtggagAGCCTGTACTCTCAGCTGGGCCAGGATATCGTGGCCATCCTGGAATCGGGGCGCTTCCGCTACCAGACGGAGATCGCCCCAGGCAAGGGCGACATGCCCACGCTCACGGACAAGAACCGGGGACGCTTCACTCTGGTCATCTACGAGAACATTCTGAAGTATGTCAACCTAGATGCCTGGAACAGGGAACTGCTTGACAAGTACTGTGTGGAGTATGGAGTGGGAATCATTGGCTTTTTCAAG GCCAATGAGAACAGTTTGCAGAGTGCTCAGCTGAAGGGCTTCCCACTCTTCCTCCACTCCAACGTGGGCCTGAGGGACTGCAGCGTCAACCCCAAGTCACCTCTGCTGCTCATCACCAAGGCGCGCGAGGTGGAACGCGGGCCCCTGCCCGGGGACGACTGGACCGTCTTCCAGTCCAACCACTCCACCTACGAGCCCGTGCTGCTGGCCCGGGGCCGAACGGCTGAGCCGGGGGCCGGGGCATCCCCGGGGCTGCTACATGCCGCTGTGGTCCAGGACCTGGGCCTCCACGACGGCATCCAGAGGGTGCTCTTCGGGAACAACCTAAACTTCTGGCTGCACAAGCTAGTGCTGGTGGACGCTGTGAGCTTCTTGACGGGCAAGCGGCTGGCACTTGCGCTGGACCGCTACATCCTGGTGGACATTGACGACATCTTCGTGGGCAAGGAGGGCACAAGGATGAAGGTTTCTGACGTTAAG GCCCTGCTGGAGACGCAGAACGAGCTCCGAGCTCATGTACCCAACTTCACCTTCAACCTGGGCTTCTCTGGAAAGTTCTTCCATGCTG GCACTGATGAGGAAGATCTGGGTGATGACCTGCTCCTGTCCTACAGTAAAGAGTTCTGGTGGTTCCCGCACATGTGGAGCCACATGCAGCCTCACCTCTTCCACAACCAGTCGGTGCTGGCTGAACAGATGCTGCTCAACCACAGGTTTGCTGAG GAGCACGGCATCCCCACCAACATGGGCTACGCGGTGGCACCGCACCACTCCGGCGTCTACCCCATCCACATGCAGCTCTACGAGGCCTGGAAGAAGGTGTGGGGCATCAAGGTGACCAGCACGGAGGAATATCCCCACCTCAAACCCGCTCGCTTCCGCAGAGGCTTTGTCCACAGCGGCATCAGT GTGTTGCCCAGGCAGACCTGCGGCCTCTTCACCCACACCATCTTCTATAACGAGTACCCTGGGAGCCCCAAAGAGCTGGACAAACTGATCAGCGGAGGAGAGCTCTTCCTGACCGTGCTCCTCAACCCC ATCAGCATCTTCATGACCCACCTGTCCAACTACGGCAACGACCGCCTGGGCCTGTACACGTTCAAGAACCTTGTGAAGTTTGTGCAGACGTGGACCAACCTGAAGCTGCAGACGTTGCCCCCGGTCCAGCTCGCCCAAAAGTACTTTCAGATCTTTCCCGAGGAGAGGGACCCCATTTGGCAG GACCCGTGCGAGgacaaaagacacaaagacatttGGTCAAAAGAGAAAACTTGCGACCGTTTCCCTAAGCTGCTCATCATTGGCCCACAGAAGACCG GAACGACAGCACTATATCTGTTCCTGGGGATGCATCCTGACCTGACCAGTAATTATCCCAGCAAGGAGACCTTTGAGGAGATCCAGTTCTTCAATGGCCGTAATTACCACAAGGGCATTGACTG GTATATGGAGTATTTCCCCCTGCCCTCCAACACTAGTTCAGATTTCTACTTTGAGAAGAGTGCCAACTACTTTGACTCGGAGGTTGCGGCTCGGCGGGCTGCTGCCCTTCTTCCTAAAGCCAAGATCATCACCATCCTCATCAACCCAGCTGACAGGGCCTACTCCTGGTACCAG CACCAAAGGGCTCATGATGACCCTGTGGCCCAGAAGTACACATTCCACGATGTCATCACTTCTGGTCGTGACACCCCAATCAAACTGAAGGTGCTCCAGAGTCGCTGTCTGGTGCCTGGCCTGTACGCCACACATCTGCAACGATGGCTCAACCAGTACCACTctagccag ATCCTGGTCTTGGATGGTCAGATGCTGAGGACTGAGCCTGCTTCCATAATGGATAAGATCCAGAAGTTTCTTGGCCTCACAAATGTGCTCAACTACCACAAGATTCTTGC GTTCGATCCTAAGAAAGGCTTCTGGTGCCAGCTGCTGGACGGGGGGAAGACTAAATGCCTGGGGAAAAGCAAAGGGCGGAGGTATCCCGACATGGACGTGGAT TCACGCGGCTTCCTGAGGGAGTACTACCGTGAGCACAACATAGAGCTGTCCAAGCTACTATATAAGATGGGCCAGCCACTGCCTAGCTGGCTGCGGGAGGAGCTCCTCCACAGCAGGTAG